The nucleotide window GCCACTGGCTGTGATCCGACAAAGGAGATTGCTGAAATTTCACGATGCTCTAGTAACCCGTTTACTACATCATGCGTACCATGTACCACGTTTAAAACACCATTAGGAGCACCCGCTTCCGTAAATAACTCCGCAAGACGATTTGCAAGTATTGGCGTTTTCTCAGAAGGTTTTAAGACAAACGTATTTCCACAAGCAATTGCTAACGGAAACATCCATAAAGGGACCATCATTGGAAAATTAAATGGGGTAATTCCCCCGATGACTCCTAAAGGAAAGCGAACCATTTCTGAATCAATTTCTTCAGCAATTCCTGTTAAGCTTTCCCCCATCATGAGAGACGGTGCACCAGCTGCAAACTCTACACATTCAATTCCCCTTTGCACCTCTCCGTACGCCTCTTTGTAGGCCTTTCCGTTTTCTTGAACTATAAGCTTTGCTAATTGTGCATGGTTTTTTATCAGAAGATTATGGAATGAAAATAATAGTCGTGCCCGTTTAGGAACAGGAACTTTTCTCCAAACGGAAAATGCTTTTTTCGCTGCTTTTGCCGCTTCATCAACATCCTCCTTTGAGGAAATCGGAACCGTTGCCATGACTTCATTTGTTGCCGGATTGATCACTTCCATTAATTTAGGACTTTGTGGTTCAATCCATTTCCCATTGATGAAATTTTTTATTTTTTTCGTTTCACTTCTAATCACTGTCATCTTTATTCCTCCTTTCAAACTGGACTCTCCTTCTTTCATTATGAAAGAGGGACGAGCTTCTTTCATTAGACATAATGTTAAATAGTATCGTATTCCATTTATACATTTTGTTAAATATCATGATTCCAATTGTGAAGGTAGAGAGCTTTCTTCTTGAAAATAGTCATAAGCAAATAGTAGTAATTCCAGGGTCATTCGTTTTCTTGGTTCCATATAATCATCTCCTAATAACTTCTTTATTCTACTTAAGCGATGATATAAAGTTTGACGAACAATATATAATTGTTCTGCTGTTTTTTTCTTACAGCCATGACAATGTAAATAAACCTTTAATGTTTGAAATAGCTTCGTATTTTGCTTCTGATCATAATCAATAATAGGCTGTAAATACTCATTGACCAATTGTGACAAATCCATCTGTTGTTCAAGTATTGCAACCATACGGATCAGATGTAAATCGTCAAAAAACACGTACTTTCCATTCCCATTTTGGAGTGGTTGAAGCCTTATCGCTTCGAGAGATGATTGATAGCTTTTATGGATGGCTGATAGTTGATGAGTATATTTCCCCACCGAAAAAAATAATGAGGAAGAGGTATTTTTTCGTACAAAATGGGAATCATTGATCCGTTCTATAGCTTGTATGATTCGACGTTTCCATGTAGAAGGACTTCTTGTATCAAGGAGAATATACAACGGCTGATTATCCTTACTTTCTGTAATGGCAACAAATCCATATTGTTCAAAAGTGGTTCGTGTTAGAAGTTGAAAATACGTTCCATCCATTTTTTCTTTTTCCTCATATGAATGGATGGTACATAAACAAACCACTCCACCATGTATGGGTACTGTAACCTTTAATTTTCTTAAATAATCATGAATTTTACCGGGTGAATGGGACCCACTTAGCAACCCTTCCACCCATTTTGCTTCTTCCATCCTTTTTTTCTCTTCAAAAAATAGTTCTCTAAGAAAATAATGAGCCATTGCGGTAGCCGTTCTATCAAGTAATAAGTGCTCAAACTCTTGAAAAATATCTGGATCACCTACCAACCGCAGTTCAGCAAATTCCTCATCGAATACAATGACTTTAGTAGAAATATAGTTTGAATGATAGAGCTCGCTTACGTGAGTTTCACCGTCTCTTTTTTTTCGTGGCGGAAAACTGATTACCTTCTCGTCCTTATATTTAAATAGAATAGGGGTTTCAATATAATCATACAAAAATTGAAGAATCTCTTTAACGTCACTAATCGTTAATAAATATTTATTGAGTCGTTGTGAATAGTTTTCTAAATCTCTTATTAAAGAATATTGTTGATTAATAATCGTAGTATGTATATCTTGTGTAATTTTTACAAATGGGACTTCTTCCTGGAAAATGATAAGAGGAAGATCATGTTTATTTGCTTTCTTTATGACAGAAGGAGGAATACTCTCTATATTTGTCCCTAATTCTAAACAGATACCTGCAGCACGACTGGCTATTAACTGATCCATGATGGAAAGAAACGTATGTTCCTCCTTCCAAGCTAGCCCAGTTGTAAGGATTAATTCATTTCCATTTAACAAATTCTCAATCGTTGTCACTTCCACAATATGAACCCACTTAACATGACGATGAAGACTAGTAGAGCCGGCAAGGACTTTTGCTGATTGAAAGTATTTTCGTTTTAACACTTGTTGAACTGTAAGGTGAAAATCTTTTCTCATCAATACTCTCCTTTCTGCTCGTCAATTATGAAGGAAAGGGCTGGTACGATAACCAACCCTTTTACTGACTATTCAATAGGGGAAATGAATACTTCAACCAGTATGTTTAACTCATTTAGGAAGTTTCGATCAGACCCATATGAGTCATCTAACAAGTCAAGTAACCAACTAACAAATTCTTCTGAAGTTTTAAACTCGGTAGCCTCCATGCTATCAGGTGGTAATCTCCGTTCAAACTCAGGCTGCATACTTCCTCCCCCTATTAATTTTCGTTTTTTTGAACTAATAAATTGGAAAAATATTTCCGAGCCTCTGCCGTTTTCACGTGTAAGGATATTTCTTCTTCCCCCTTCGAAAATACTACAATCGAACCATTTAAATCTTCTGTCACATCGATAATAGTAAATTCTTTTTCGATAAGAAAATCTATTTTCTCTCTCTCAGCTATATATTCTTGATGATTAACCATTTTCTTCCCCCCTTTAAAATAGGCTCCTTACATTATCAGCTTCATGATCCACTACTACTTCCTCAGACTCAACCACAATTTTCCACTCTTTCCCGACCGTAATCCCTAAATATTTTTCATCATTCGGATCCTCTATCTCCGCTTGTTTATACTTCTTAAACCACCAATATTTTGCAAGAACATAATAACTCACCCCACCGACTGTAAACCCAACAATAAAGGAGTAATTTGGTATATAGTAGGAAGCAACCGCTCCTAAAAACCATGCTACAAAGCCGGCAAGATTTACTCCTTTCATGTAGTTAAATTGCCCTTCCTTCTCGTATAAATCGGGAACATTTACGCGTCGTCTCCGCAAAATATAATAATCTGAGACTAATATCCCAACGATTGCTGATAATATACCACCCACAAATAACAGAACAGGAATGATGACATCAAATAGATTCCAAGGTTGAACAATGATTCCGGCAATTCCCGCCGTAATCACGCCCGCCCAAAAAGGAAACTTTGGTCCACCAATATTAGAGAATATCGTAGCTGCTGGGACAATATTTGCAGCGATATTGGTTGACCATTGGGCGAGAACAATCATCAATAATAAAATGCCTAGAAAAAAACCACTCGCTGACTCCTGCAATGCTACAACCGGGTCAGAATCTAATACAGCAATATAGGAAATCCCTCCAATTAACACCATGAAGGTTTGTGTGAGTGGTAATGCGATCAAATTACCAATTAAGGAACTCCTATTTCTCTTAAACCAATTTCGTTCGTTTTTGGGTGCCTTCATAAAACGAGTAATCGAATTAATATCAGCTGAGAGTGTAGACCAAAATCCCATATTACTAAAAATGACTACTAAAAACGCTGTAATCGCTGCGCTACCGGTAACAGGGCTTTCTACCCAACTCCATATTTCACGACCTTGTGAGGCGGCAGATTCTGATAATGTCGAGTACATCCAAACCGATATCAAAATAATGACAGGTGCAGCAAGATCTGCAAATCTTTCAACAGCCTTTATTCCCAATATTGTATTGAGTAATTGAACGAAAGCAAATAACAGGAAACAGAGAAACCATTGATCAAATTCAAACAGAATGTTCAAGATGCCATTCATTGCCGTTGCACCAAAAAAAGTATTAATACCAAACCACATCGATGCAGCTAATCCACGAACTATTGATGGAATATGTGTCCCAATCGTACCAAAAGGGGCTCTCATATAAACGGGAAAGGAAAGACCGTGTTCGATTCCAATATCTCCTGTAAGACTCATGAAGACTCCTATCGCAAGCGAACCGATAATCGTAGCTATAAGAACAAAAGGTAATGGGAGCGACATCACACCCGCACCCCCTATAGCAAAAGTAGCTAATACAACGACCATCCCTACCCACATAAAAGAGTAACCCATTATGGTAATCTTTCTTCCAGAACTCGTGATTGGCAATAAATCAGGAGATTTTAAGTAACTATTCTTCAACAATCTCACTCCTCTTTATCAGCTTTGGCAAAGAGATAACACGAATCTCCTTCGCAACATTCACTAATACAGATACAGAAAGTTGAACTCTTTCGATTCAAAGTAGTAATGGAATTTCTTTATGAAAAATAAAAAGTGAAGTGATTTTATCTATAGAAGTATAGAGTAGTCCTATGAATTAGTCTGATGAGGAACTTCTAATACGGAGTGATTCCCGTATTTTGCACGTTTTAAATAATTGCCGTTTCCAGGCTTCCCTACAAAAACCTTATCTTTAATTACAAACTCTCCTCTTGATAAAACACTTACAGGTTCGCCCGTAATTGTTAGCCCTTCAAAGGCATTATAATCAACCGCCATATGATGTGTTTCCTTTGAGATTGTCCTTTCAACCGTTGGATCAAAGATGACAAGATCAGCATCTGACCCCACTGAAATCGTTCCCTTCTGTGGAAATAGACCAAATAATTTTGCGACTCTTGTTGACATAATATCAACAAATTGATTAATGGTAATCCTTCCTTTTTTTACTCCCTCGGAAAATAATATCGAAACACGATCTTCAATAAAAGGGCCTCCATTTGGAATCTTTGTAAAATCTCCTTTCCCTAAATCCTTCTGTCCGATAAAATCAAAGGAGCATTGATCCGAACCAAGTGTTTGTAACTGACCTGTCTTCAATGCATTCCATAAAACATCTTGATGCCACTTTTCTCGTAATGGTGGCGACCAAACATATTTTGCCCCTTCGAAATTTGGACGTTTTAAATACGATTGATCTAAAACTAAATACTGAGGGCACGTTTCCCCCCATACATCAAACCCTTTAGTACGAGCTTGTGCGATGTTCTCAACCGCCTCAGCACATGAAACATGAACAACATATAATTGCGATTCAGATAATCCTGTTAACGTTGCCGCTCTCCCTGTTGCTTCTCCCTCCACTTCCGGTGGTCTTGTTAACGCATGGTAAATTGGCTCTGTTTGCCCTTTCTTTAAGGCTTGTTTCGTTAAGTAATCAATTACATCACCATTTTCAGCATGCACCATCACAAGTGCACCAAGTTCCTTCGCTGTAAGTAGCGTTTTAAAAAGCGTTTCATCATCCGCTTGAAATACATTCTTATAAGCCATAAATACTTTAAAAGAAGTAACCCCCTCCTCGACCACCTCTTTTAACTCTGTTAGGACGGATTCATTTATTTCACTTATCATTAAATGAAACCCATAATCAATCACCGCTTTATCCTTTGATTTTTTATGCCACGTTTGTAAGGCATCTTTTAGCGGTTCCCCTTTCTCTGTTAAACAAAAATCAATAACGGTTGTGGTACCACCAAAAGCAGCAGCCTTTGTTCCTGTTTCAAAATCATCCTTCGATACAGTTCCGCCAAAGGGCATCTCTAAATGAGTATGGGGATCAATCCCACCAGGAAAGATATAACAGCCCTTTGCGTCAATGCGTTCAGCACTCGCTTCATCCAAACAATCTCCAATCGTGATGATTTTCCCATCCTCAATTAAGATGTCCGCCTGATATTCTTCAGTAGCTGTGACAATGACACCATGTTTAATGATTTTTTTCATTTTTTTCACTCCTCCTTTTTCTGTTTATTCAGTTCGTTTCTTTCATTCGGTTTGTATGAAAGGTTTGAACCTTGTTTATGGCTGCCTGCCGTTCGTTCCAGCTCATAGGCGGATGCTCACTTTGTACCTCAATCATGTCAATGGCATTATCAACTGGACAAACGATTGAACATAAATTACACCCCACACAATCCTCTTCTCTCACCTTCACAAATTGCTCTCCATTTTCCTTTGTAACGATATCAATACACTGATGAGAAGCATCTTCACAAGCGATATAACATTTATTGCAATTTATACAGGTGTCCGTATTGATCCTTGCGACAATTTGATAATTTAAATCTAAATCGCCCCAATCAGAATAGTTACGGACCGATTTCCCAATCAAGTGTTCAACAGAGTCAATTCCTTTCTCCTCAAGATAGTGGTCCAACCCTTCAATCATATCCTCAACAATTCGGAAGCCATGGTGCATCACCGCTGTACATACTTGAACACCAGTAGCACCCATCAGCATAAATTCTGCCGCATTTTGCCAATCAGAAATTCCTCCAATACCAGAGATTGGGACATTTATTCGAGGGTTTCTCGCACACTCACCAACCATATTTAAGGCAATTGGTTTCACTGCTGGTCCACAATAGCCTCCATGTGCTCCCTTCCCAGCGACGTGAGGAATCGTATTCCAAGTATTCAGATCAACGCCGGCTAGACTGTTGATTGTGTTGATCAAACTAATGGCATCCGCTCCTCCTTGTACTGCTGCTTCGGCCGTTACGGTTATATCTGTAATGTTTGGGGTTAATTTGACAATAACAGGTGTTTGGGCAACTTCTTTAACCCAATACGTTTGTTTTTTGACCAACTCTGGTACTTGTCCAGACGCTGACCCCATTCCTCTTTCTGCCATTCCATGTGGACAACCAAAATTCAACTCCAATCCATCTACACCGACACTCTCTACCTTTTTCACAATTTCATGCCAATTCTTCTGCTTCGGTTCGACCATTAATGAAGCGATCACTACATGATCAGGATACTTCTTTTTTGTGTCATAAATCTCTTGTAAATTCACTTCAAGTGGGCGGTCAGTAATTAACTCAATATTATTAAATCCTGCTACTCTTTGCCCGTTATAGTGAACTGCTGCAAACCGAGAAGAAACATTAATAATCGGGTCACCTAACGTTTTCCAAACAGCTCCTCCCCACCCTGCCTCAAATGCTCGTTGTACCTGATAGGCAGAATTTGTTGGCGGTGCTGAGGCCAACCAAAAAGGATTTGGAGACTGAATTCCAGCAAAATTCATTCTTAAATCAGCCATGTAATCTTCCTCCTCTCACTCAACTTAAATAGAAGCACGACTCATTAATGAAGCGTGTACACTATATGCCGCCTTCTTCCCTTGTTGGGCTGCTGTTACAACCATCGCTTCTCCTTTTCCATTTCCAAATATGACATCTCCACAAGCAAAAATACGAGAATTAGATGTTACGAAAGTAGTTGAATCTACTTGCACAACGCCGTCCAAATGGTTTAATTCAAATTCTTCTATTAAGCTTTGATGTCTTTCTTGTCCAATGGCCATAATAACAGCATCCACTTCTACAATGAATTCAGAATTCTTAATTGGCACGGCTAACCTTCTTCCACCCTCCACTCGTTCACTTAGCTGCATTTTCACACATTCCATTGCCACTACTTTCCCTTCCTCATTTCCAATAAACCGCTTAGGTGCAGTAAGCCAACGAAATTCGACGCCCTCTTGCTTCGCAAAATGATACTCAAAATCATAGGCTGTCATCTCTTCTTGTGTTCGTCTATATACGATTTTCACATCCTTTGCTCCTAAACGCACAGCACATGTTGCCCCATCAATCGCTGTGTTTCCTGCTCCGATTACCACTACATTCTTCCCACTCAGTGTTTCATTTAATGGCATGGATTTCGTTGATTTAATGAATTGAATGGCGTCAAATACCCCCTCTAATTCTTCGCCCGGAATATTTAATTTGCGCACGTTAGCCATTCCAACTGCAAAGATAACAGCATCAAACTGGTTCATAATACTTTTTGCAGATATATCTTTTCCGATCTTTGTATTCGTTTTAATCTTGACGTTCAATTTTCGAACTTGCTCAACCTCCCAAAAAGAAATCGCTTGTGGAAGTCGAAATGAAACAATTCCGAAAGAATTTAACCCACCTGCCTCTTTCTCTGCTTCAAAGATGGTTACTTCATACCCAAATAAAGCAAGCTCCCTAGCTGCTGATAAACCTGCTGGTCCTCCTCCTATGATGGCGACCGTTTTTCCATTTGATTGCAATGGCTGAAATAATTGAGTATCATTATGCCTCGCCCAATCTGTTGCATAACGTTGTAAATCACCAATCATAATTGGCTTAGTCGAATGGTTTAACACACAAGCTCCCTCGCAGAGCTCCTCTGTCGGACATACTCGAGCGCAGCTTGCGCCCATTGGATTAGCTGCCATAATCGTTTTAGCTGAACCCTTTAGATTTCCTGAAGGTATTTTTTTAATAAACGATGGGATATCGATTCCAGTAGGACAAGCTTGAATACAAGGAGCATCATAGCAATACAAACAACGGTTCGCTTCTTCCACCGCTTCTTTTCTTGAGAGTCCTTCCTTCACTTCTGCAAAATTCGCCTTAAAATCTCTCATAGAAGTAGATTCCTTCATCACATAACCTCCCTATCATTTAGTAAAAGTAAATACGACTTTACATAAATTTAATTATGTAAAGCCGTATTCGCTTATGGTAGCAATGCTGTCATGTCACCATAGGTTTCGGGGCGTCTATCTCGATAAAACTGCCAAGTATCTCGAACTTCACGTATCATTTTTTTATCTATTTCTCCAATAATGACTTCATCTTGATCACGACTACCCATCGAAACAAAATTTCCACGTGGATCAACTATATATGACTGACCATAAAATTCGCCCATATTCCATGGCCCTTCAATGCCGACACGATTAATTGCACCTAAATAGTAGCCATTCGCTACGGCATGGGCAGGCTGCTCAAGCTTCCATAAATATTCAGAAAGCCCTGCAACGGTAGCGGATGGATTAAAGACTATTTCCGCCCCCTTTAATCCAAGTAAACGAGCGCCCTCTGGAAAATGGCGATCGTAGCATATATAAACCCCAATTTTAGCAAAGGCTGTTTCAAAAACGGGATAGCCCAGATTACCAGGCTTAAAATAAAACTTTTCCCAAAAACCACAACCTTCATCTCCGACTCCGACGTGAGGAATGTGCTGTTTACGATATTTCCCTAAATAACGTCCATCCGCATCAATTACCGCTGCTGCATTATAATACGTTGCAATCCCTTCTCTTTCATAAATCGGTAAGATGATTACAACTCCTAAATTTTTTGCGATTGCTTGAAATCTTGTCGTAGTTGGCCCATCTGGAATTTCCTCTGCCGAATCATACCATTTAGGGCTTTGTTCAGCACAAAAATAGGGACCATAAAAGACCTCTTGTAAGCAAATAATTTGTGCGCCCTTGTCCGCTGCCTCTTTCACAAGCCGGATATGCTTTTCGATTGCCTTTTCTTTATGTACATTTACCGGCTCACTCCCATCTACCTCATGCTTTGCCTGTATCAGACCGATTTTCACTCTATCTGACATCTACTCTCTTCCTCCTTTTATTCACATATTTTTCTAAAGGTAGTTTCGTAATGCTAAAAGTATAGACGGAATCTTATGACCTTCTCATCATTGTAAGGAGTGAATAACGATGAATCATTAGACATTTTGTAAGAACATTCATCACATAGACTAGACAATTTGTTACGATTTACTATCGTTTTACTATTCAATAAGTTACCATAGTTCTATTACAAAGTTTGTTGTAATAAGAAGGTTGAAATAAAAAAAAGTTAGCTAATTTTATTGATTTATAGGGAATTTCGTCAATTATGCAGTCATAAGGGTTTATGAAAACAAAAAAAAACACTTCTCATATGAAACTATGAAAAGCGTTTCTCTGTTACACAGCTTGCTCACTATCCGTAATAAAGACAGTGTCTTCAACAAATAACTCTACTGGGAACGGTTCTGGAATGACCTTAGCATTTACTAAAGTCTGTTGGTTCAACCTCTTTGTCCCATGATAGACCGGAATAGTTGACGTATCCATCTTAATTAAATATAGAAAGACTGCATCTTGTGCAGCATCAAGTAAAAGCATGCGTTCTTTTTCATTTTCTTCATATAATTTGAACGTATGTTTACTCATATAAACTTTATTATTCGGTATTATTTTTAAATACGGTTTAAGAAAGGAATAATTAATCGATTGATCTGAATGTAATAGAACCGTATAATCAACTGATTCATGCTTGTTCTTTCCCCATTCAGATATTGCTTGATCGATCGATAGCAAGGATACCTTTTGCCTTGAGAACCGTTGAAACCATTTTTTTA belongs to Bacillus spongiae and includes:
- a CDS encoding DUF3939 domain-containing protein, yielding MEVLQLLKKWFQRFSRQKVSLLSIDQAISEWGKNKHESVDYTVLLHSDQSINYSFLKPYLKIIPNNKVYMSKHTFKLYEENEKERMLLLDAAQDAVFLYLIKMDTSTIPVYHGTKRLNQQTLVNAKVIPEPFPVELFVEDTVFITDSEQAV
- a CDS encoding NCS1 family transporter; protein product: MKNSYLKSPDLLPITSSGRKITIMGYSFMWVGMVVVLATFAIGGAGVMSLPLPFVLIATIIGSLAIGVFMSLTGDIGIEHGLSFPVYMRAPFGTIGTHIPSIVRGLAASMWFGINTFFGATAMNGILNILFEFDQWFLCFLLFAFVQLLNTILGIKAVERFADLAAPVIILISVWMYSTLSESAASQGREIWSWVESPVTGSAAITAFLVVIFSNMGFWSTLSADINSITRFMKAPKNERNWFKRNRSSLIGNLIALPLTQTFMVLIGGISYIAVLDSDPVVALQESASGFFLGILLLMIVLAQWSTNIAANIVPAATIFSNIGGPKFPFWAGVITAGIAGIIVQPWNLFDVIIPVLLFVGGILSAIVGILVSDYYILRRRRVNVPDLYEKEGQFNYMKGVNLAGFVAWFLGAVASYYIPNYSFIVGFTVGGVSYYVLAKYWWFKKYKQAEIEDPNDEKYLGITVGKEWKIVVESEEVVVDHEADNVRSLF
- the preA gene encoding NAD-dependent dihydropyrimidine dehydrogenase subunit PreA, coding for MADLRMNFAGIQSPNPFWLASAPPTNSAYQVQRAFEAGWGGAVWKTLGDPIINVSSRFAAVHYNGQRVAGFNNIELITDRPLEVNLQEIYDTKKKYPDHVVIASLMVEPKQKNWHEIVKKVESVGVDGLELNFGCPHGMAERGMGSASGQVPELVKKQTYWVKEVAQTPVIVKLTPNITDITVTAEAAVQGGADAISLINTINSLAGVDLNTWNTIPHVAGKGAHGGYCGPAVKPIALNMVGECARNPRINVPISGIGGISDWQNAAEFMLMGATGVQVCTAVMHHGFRIVEDMIEGLDHYLEEKGIDSVEHLIGKSVRNYSDWGDLDLNYQIVARINTDTCINCNKCYIACEDASHQCIDIVTKENGEQFVKVREEDCVGCNLCSIVCPVDNAIDMIEVQSEHPPMSWNERQAAINKVQTFHTNRMKETN
- a CDS encoding NAD(P)-dependent oxidoreductase gives rise to the protein MKESTSMRDFKANFAEVKEGLSRKEAVEEANRCLYCYDAPCIQACPTGIDIPSFIKKIPSGNLKGSAKTIMAANPMGASCARVCPTEELCEGACVLNHSTKPIMIGDLQRYATDWARHNDTQLFQPLQSNGKTVAIIGGGPAGLSAARELALFGYEVTIFEAEKEAGGLNSFGIVSFRLPQAISFWEVEQVRKLNVKIKTNTKIGKDISAKSIMNQFDAVIFAVGMANVRKLNIPGEELEGVFDAIQFIKSTKSMPLNETLSGKNVVVIGAGNTAIDGATCAVRLGAKDVKIVYRRTQEEMTAYDFEYHFAKQEGVEFRWLTAPKRFIGNEEGKVVAMECVKMQLSERVEGGRRLAVPIKNSEFIVEVDAVIMAIGQERHQSLIEEFELNHLDGVVQVDSTTFVTSNSRIFACGDVIFGNGKGEAMVVTAAQQGKKAAYSVHASLMSRASI
- the hydA gene encoding dihydropyrimidinase, translated to MKKIIKHGVIVTATEEYQADILIEDGKIITIGDCLDEASAERIDAKGCYIFPGGIDPHTHLEMPFGGTVSKDDFETGTKAAAFGGTTTVIDFCLTEKGEPLKDALQTWHKKSKDKAVIDYGFHLMISEINESVLTELKEVVEEGVTSFKVFMAYKNVFQADDETLFKTLLTAKELGALVMVHAENGDVIDYLTKQALKKGQTEPIYHALTRPPEVEGEATGRAATLTGLSESQLYVVHVSCAEAVENIAQARTKGFDVWGETCPQYLVLDQSYLKRPNFEGAKYVWSPPLREKWHQDVLWNALKTGQLQTLGSDQCSFDFIGQKDLGKGDFTKIPNGGPFIEDRVSILFSEGVKKGRITINQFVDIMSTRVAKLFGLFPQKGTISVGSDADLVIFDPTVERTISKETHHMAVDYNAFEGLTITGEPVSVLSRGEFVIKDKVFVGKPGNGNYLKRAKYGNHSVLEVPHQTNS
- a CDS encoding nitrilase-related carbon-nitrogen hydrolase; protein product: MSDRVKIGLIQAKHEVDGSEPVNVHKEKAIEKHIRLVKEAADKGAQIICLQEVFYGPYFCAEQSPKWYDSAEEIPDGPTTTRFQAIAKNLGVVIILPIYEREGIATYYNAAAVIDADGRYLGKYRKQHIPHVGVGDEGCGFWEKFYFKPGNLGYPVFETAFAKIGVYICYDRHFPEGARLLGLKGAEIVFNPSATVAGLSEYLWKLEQPAHAVANGYYLGAINRVGIEGPWNMGEFYGQSYIVDPRGNFVSMGSRDQDEVIIGEIDKKMIREVRDTWQFYRDRRPETYGDMTALLP
- a CDS encoding PucR family transcriptional regulator, whose amino-acid sequence is MRKDFHLTVQQVLKRKYFQSAKVLAGSTSLHRHVKWVHIVEVTTIENLLNGNELILTTGLAWKEEHTFLSIMDQLIASRAAGICLELGTNIESIPPSVIKKANKHDLPLIIFQEEVPFVKITQDIHTTIINQQYSLIRDLENYSQRLNKYLLTISDVKEILQFLYDYIETPILFKYKDEKVISFPPRKKRDGETHVSELYHSNYISTKVIVFDEEFAELRLVGDPDIFQEFEHLLLDRTATAMAHYFLRELFFEEKKRMEEAKWVEGLLSGSHSPGKIHDYLRKLKVTVPIHGGVVCLCTIHSYEEKEKMDGTYFQLLTRTTFEQYGFVAITESKDNQPLYILLDTRSPSTWKRRIIQAIERINDSHFVRKNTSSSLFFSVGKYTHQLSAIHKSYQSSLEAIRLQPLQNGNGKYVFFDDLHLIRMVAILEQQMDLSQLVNEYLQPIIDYDQKQNTKLFQTLKVYLHCHGCKKKTAEQLYIVRQTLYHRLSRIKKLLGDDYMEPRKRMTLELLLFAYDYFQEESSLPSQLES